A window of Eucalyptus grandis isolate ANBG69807.140 chromosome 4, ASM1654582v1, whole genome shotgun sequence genomic DNA:
TGGACATGTCGATGGTGAAATCAATAGCATCGGCCATGTCCGGGCTTCTCCTGAAATTGCTAATTGGCTTTGTGAGGAGGGCTGAGTTTGGGTAATAAATTTTCTCCATGTCGTACCGCAGGAACACCGTCGACAGAATGTTCATTTCCTCTACAATCATCTGGAGAAATGGAAGAGGATAATCCATCAGCTCTTGCAGCGGTTTCTGGATTATAATCACAGATACTTAATTATTCTGAGCAAAGTGCCACCTGAATGCCATCGATGACACAGCGGTCACCGACATCAAAAGGGTGCATCACAAAGACGAAGATGATGGACTCAAACACGGTCTTGCAGGTGTTTTGGAACATGAACCCCACGAGCAGCAATTGCGACGTGACCACAAAGATCACTTTGCTAGTGGCCAGCCCCATGACCAGCAGTGAGACGACGATTATGATCACCACGACAATTGCGCTGGCCAACTTGTGCAGCTGTCGTACAGCAGTCTTAGTGTCATTAAGGGAATGCGCAAGCGCCTTGCGCTCGAAATAGGCATGCACCTACCATTGCGGACAATGAAAAGATTGCAGTCGCCAGAATGAGGCTTCAATGAACAGTTTTCCTCGATAGATTTTCAAGGCATACTTAGAATGAATAAAACTGCACAAGCATTATTACCACCCAATTTCTGAAGGAAGACTTGGTAATTCTTCCGGTCTCCATGGCACCTTCGAAGAGCGGAAATATGGTGTGCACTTCCTCTCTCTTCAGGAACCTGAGCAGATCCTCTTCTTCTATGTACCTGTGTCGCCCGCAATCACAAGACGGGCGAGAGATCAGATGCGCACCCACATGCATCTCTTAGAAGCAAAAGAGGAGGGAAAAAATAGCTTTTTAACATCATTCTTATGTCCAGACTAAGTTATGAACTTTCCTTGAGATGGAGCTGTGACCAAACATGTATCTACTGATGAAGAAGATTACTTGAATTGCATTGTTTTCTACGGAGTTTTCTCCGGAGTTGAGGTAGCACATTAATTTGCTTTCTTGGCATGGCCTATGATCAGCTCAAGTATCTTGCTGCTAGTGGACCTTTTTTTATCTAACGATGGTTTCTATCTAACATCTAAATTCAGCAGCCAAGCTGATCACAAAGGATATCCAGgctcatttaatatacaactcACTATAAGCTTGTCATTCTCAGTTTACTCATCGACGCATGTCTTTGCTCTTTCTAATCACCTAAAATCTTTTTCAGTAATGCCCCACTCCAATACCTGAAAATCTTACGGGCCAAGTTAAATTTTGGGTAGGTGATTCAAACATAAGATTGCTTACACTTGACGATGTAAGTAATCGAATCTATGTTGTGTGCTCAATCCATACACACATTGTCACTTTTTATTCACTAAGCTACTCCTGTGGAATGACAAGCTATTGCAAAGTTCAAAAGTTGAATTTACACAAAAGTTGGCAAGTCATTACACTAAAGTTTCCATTTTTATATGTCAAagccttttatatatatatatagataactcaaataagagttgtaATACAAAATCAATTGATAATCTAATCGGAGAAAAAGTTGGTTATCACTATAATAGAGGTTGATGAATCCTAAAAGTTGGCAAGCAAGACAAATAAAAGTGGTAACTCTATAGAAACATTAGTGtattaaaaaaagcaaataaacatTAGTAAACGACTTAGATCAAAGTTGATAATCTATACTAGTAAGTCATTTAGTTGGAGAAAATTGGTACGCTATTCACATAAAGATTGGTAATTTTAATAGTCGATAAATTAAATTCCTTGGTAAGGAAAAGGTTAAATGAAAGTTTCTAACAAATAAGAGGAGTGTTTGTTTTTTGGTCGGAGATAAgaatagttggtaatttaaataaaatcaacTAAACGTTAGTGACTAACTTAAGTTAAAGTTGATGATGCAAAACCAGTTGATgcattaattgacaaaaaaaaagaaggtaatcACTTTAATTAAGGTTAGTACTATCTAAAAtaagttgataaatttaacaTATTGGTAAGTAAGACAAATAAAAACTGGTAAGTCATAGAAAagtttgtaaagttaaagataaataattaaagTTGGTAAGCAACTCAAAAGAGATTTGGCAAACTATTACTAGTAAATAACCTAGCATGAGAAGAGTTGTTAAGTCATGCGAATAAAGGTTATCAAAAATTCATACAAAAGTTGAGAAGGTTAAAAACAAATCAATATTGGTAAGTAATTCAAAAGAAAGTTGGTAATTTACAACTAGttgataatttaattgaaaagaagCTAGTAAACATCTCAAATAAATTTTGATCCATTCATGTAAGAATTGATAAGTTTAAGACATTGATAAAATAGATATCTGAAAGTCGGTAagggataaaaaaaagttggtaattgGCATTCTAAGAAAGAATAGTTGTCAATTCGTAAATGTGACAGTAAATTACCAACAAGTTATCCAAGAATTCTATGATTGGCGattttttttgccaatattTTTCAGACACTGACcaattcctttttaagtttgCCAACAGAGCAAAAGAATCATTCGACAGAATAGTAGAATCGtccttaaaattgatttgagcATTTTTCTGTAATCAtagtattataattttttcctcCTATCTCGAAAATGCAACATTTCTTTTACCATCTTTTTGAGGTCTCTTTCTGTGAATGTCACCTTTTGTTCGTTATTACTATTTTCTCAGTGACCACGCGGGTCTCTTTCTTGTCCTAGTGGACATGAATGAATGAGGATCCACAATTCAAACTCCAGTCAAGATTGTGATTGATGACGCTTGCGCATTATACGCAGAGATCACAACGAGCTTCAACGGTGGATTGTAATTCCACAACCTTTTTTTTCCCGTTGGTCCACTTGAATAATTAGCAAATGATAATCGCCAATCAATGCGGCGCAATGTGGAAATCTAACTTGTCTTCGACGGACACCCACCTAGACAGCCACATGAAAAATATGTTGTTTTTCCACCCTTACGTAAGCTATTTTTAGACAAGGACTTTGACATTTCCGAGGATTAATAAACTGAGAACTCACgggataattttaaaaaccCATCTAGTCCTGTCCTTTTGATGAAGAGTTTGGGTGGTTTCGAGACTACATAATTACAGATCCCTCGACTTAATATATCATGAAAATCCACTTAGAGAGTACAATTATTGAGAgctaatttttgtttatttaataattcgattagataaattgaattttgaGTGGAGAACAGAGTACCTACTAATATGGTTGTGATTGTTTTTTTATGGAGGGAGATAGAGGCACACATGGATGGATCTAGGTGGCTCAGTTTCGTCGACGACATTGGGACTTTGGGACAATGGCAACAGCACAACTaagggatgagagagaaaagaggaaattgGAAGTTTTAACATATGGTTGTGATTATTTTTCATGGtctgttcaatttttttgtgccataaaTCCAACAATCAATATAATGATTATAAAGAGTGGGTATAGTAATCGATATCACCATCACTTCTTCTCATTTTATGGGAGACGTGATAGTCAAATATGAATCATCTATCACATTCAATGCTCCTTTCAGGTCTCGATGGATTTTAACCACTCAATTGATGAAAATAAGGTTCTTACCGATAGATAGATGAGATTCGTGAGGAGATGAATAAATGTCTTGATttgcaaaaagacaaaaagtcAATCATATTGCAAATTAACATAATATTAGACTTTTAGGTGGTTTTTTTCCAAGTGGGATCCCCTTTGTGACGCACGTCCCTAATGTCCCAATCAAATATTCGGCATTGTGGCGAGAGTAGTGACTTAGCGAGGCCCACCACTCAATAGAAGCCGTGGTACATACTTAAGtaattcttttttgggtttccCGTACATTGATTGACAGAAGATGGGGGCAAAATGAGAGTTTCCTTAAAAAGAGGGGCCATCTTTTCCTTCATCGTGCTCCACTTTCGGAGCCACACAATCCACGAAAGCACCTTAGTAATGTCCAAAAGACCATCTTAGTGATGTAAAACCTAGGACGTTTGACTAAAGAAAGACACCACGCACTGATGATTAATGATGTAATTACTCACTAATCCAGTTTCAacgaggagaaaatattggaagTGTTTAGTCTACTAGGAATGGGGTGGATGGTCAACCATCACACAAAGTTCTTGTATGTAACTATCAATTcggtcctaaatttattatacggataccaattcattcttaaattatgcaattttacCACCATTGtcttaaaattttgaacaaaatcctaatgtaattttttcaattaatttactattagaaattgctaatgtggtgATACATGTAGGACTTCATCTAGAGTAAAGTTGTCAATTGCAGTCCATCATGTATGATGGTCAGCAATTATTGAATtctacattagcaattttcaatGACAATTGGTCGGAAGAACTACATTAGGATTTCGCGCAAAAACTTAAGAGCTATATTAGCAAAATTGGGCAGTTTATCACTAAAATGATATTCGTACAACGGGTTTAGGATTTATTCATTTGTTAATTATCCCCAAATTCTTGAAGtggaaatttgttcttttcaaGTGAGTACCAGTGTAGATCCCATGACAGATCCTTAAAGTGTGTTTGATTTGATGTAGTAAACTGCTATAAGCAAACAATAAGCACAGAGGGTAAGGTAATTTCACATTAGCATTGTTTGGCAATCACTTACTTGGCACCGGGGTTGGCAACGTTCTTGAAGATCCTGTGGGCACAGCACCTGGCCTCCCGCTCGCTGTTGATCTCGGAAGACTCGGCCTTGGCGAAGCCATCGACGGTGTGAGAAATGGTACTCAGGCCGGAGAAGCGGACGAAGTTGACGAGCCGCTTCACGGTCCATGCCGACGGTCGCCTCTTCATGCTCAGCTTCTTCAACTTCTCCATGTCGATCTTCCTTGACCCGAGCCTCTCTAACCTCGTCACCACCAGCGGTTGTTGCTGAGCCAACGTCCCGTCTCCCAGCCTCACCGGCAAAGACTTGAACCCCTAGTGGAACCAAAGTTGTCATGAAGTGGAGGATTATCTTAAAATAATATTGAGGATAGGATGTTTCAACTTGACTAATCTCCACAATCATCTCACAACGTCGACATATGTTTGCAACATGACCTTGATTGCTCGAAGTAGATTTGACCGTATTTTTCGTTTGGAGTTTATTTAGTATAACCTTCTTATGAcaattttatcttataaaaagAGTACTATAGTAGTTATACAGAGTTTAAAATACAGCTTATATAGCGTAGCATCTCTGCATATTGAGCACTTAACAATAGTTTTTGTGGAAAATACCTCATCTTTGGTGGAACTTCAAGCTATTTTATGTactatcaaataaataaataaattgcaggacttaacTTCACAGCATAACTATAGCGTTAACAGTGTTAAGGCATAATTAcagctaaaataaaataatttgggCTGATTAAACGGAGGTGAACATGAATTGAAGACCAAATTATTCCTAATAGTGTATTATGAGTTCACATGCACCTTGTACGTGCAAGAAACCCCAATATTTTGTACCTGCAAGCCGTGTCGGAGCGGagcctccctctcctcctcctccatcggcGGGCCGGAGAGCGCGTCGAGCACATAGTGGTGGAACACGCTCTCCTTCATCCGGTCGAAGAAGGTGGCGACGTGGAATGACGACGCCAGCACTTTCACCAGCACGATCTTCACCAGCCAGAAGGTCGCCGCGAGGAGCACCGCAACCAGCGTCCGGAAAGCCCGCCTCACCACCTGGTAATCGCCCCCGTGCACGTTCGGGAACATAATCACCCACGCGATGAGCACAAGCCCGAGCCACGCGCAGTTCTGGAAGCTCCGCCAGAGGCCGTACACGAAGTAGAGGACCTTCTCCCGGAGCATGAAATTGCGCTCGATGAGGAAGACGAGGAGCGCCACAGCCCACCCAGAGACAAGGCGGCCACAGAAGACGACTTGGACCATCACGCACCACTTCCACGGCTTGAGGCCGAGGACGACACGGTCTGCAAGGGGCTCAATCGTGATTGAGCAGACAAGGCAGGTAGTGATGGCAAGGAAGAGCATCCACTCAACGGCGGCCTGCTTGTTGATCTTGTTATTCCGGCGCCTCCTGCAGTGATTTCTCTTCTGTTCGTTTTCATCATCATCGAGCcattcgtcgtcgtcgtcctcatcatcatcaccatcggaggaggaggtggtgggtTCGGATGGGGGTGGGGTTGGAGTTCTTCTGGGTCTttgaagatggtggtggtggattTGGGTGAGAACGGGAAGGTGGCGGGTTCGCAGAAGCGGGACTTGGGTTTGGAGACGGGGAGGCGGTGGAGGGTTTTGGTTTGGGATGGGGTATGGAGGGTCGGTTCAgcaatggcggcggcggcggcggcgaccgagTGTTTGAGTGTCGAGTTTGGTTGGTCTATACAAGTGAGTAGGATTACGTGGTCCTTCATGTAGTTGTCAAGGTCATGCTCTGCGTTTTGAACGTCCATGGTGGTGATAGAAAGTGACTATGCAGGCCAAGTTCGCTTTTGATGAAGTGGGAGCTTGCTTGTTTTCCTTGAAGATAGCATGGCTATATAGTTGATTGCAATTGTCATTGGGAAGAGAAAGGTAGGTAGCTTTTGGCTTGCTCGCTTTGGAGACGTGACGTTCCACGTGGATCATTATCAAATCAAACGtgggtgaaagaaaaaaagaattcatatGTTCACCTTTCGGTAAATGATATATTTGTCTAAAGCCAGTTTTGAAACCCCACTCTTCCACTTATCGACCATCCAATCGCAATAATCGTTTATATCCACAATCGATCTGATAAGAATTCTCTATCTACTTTGGAATTCAATGGTTCTCTCCATGGTTTCCTTCTAGTTTGTGCTGCACAGGAAATTTTCTCCAAACATTCTCAAATCGATTGGTTACATGTTTAAATGTAACCTAAATGGAAGCTTGACAAGACAAAaaggagatgaaaagaaaaagagcaacgCCCATGCCTTTTCTCCAACCAGTCAGTGTTCTAACCCTCATCGCTAACCAACACCTAGTTTCATTGCAACATTTGGTCCACTGCCATCGGCTCCGCCGTTGCCTGTAAAAGCACTGACCACCCTTCTTGGTAGCGGTTTATGAGGGTTCAATAAGTGTGAGGCAacatggaccgacaaaattaGAACTGCTGGAATCAGACTATTCGGtctaattttcaatttcacagaATAGGAACCGATGATTTTTGGTCTGGTTCCAGGCTCCATGGGAACCGAACCACCCAGATTAGACcaaaccaaaaatatatatattttttattttttatatgtcTAAACTTAATCGCTCTGCCTCTTGCCTCTAGCGGTCTTACCTCTCAGCCTCTCGCCTCTTGCTTTGGGATTGGGAGGCATCTGGGATCAGGTCTTGACTTGGATCCTTCCAGTTTATGCAAATCCAACATTTTTTCGTTGTTGGGTGTGCGCTCTTTTTATCCCATTGACCCATGGCTCAGGTATAATGTGATTAATGTTCAGAGAGGTAGCTGTCTTGCACCATGCATCTAGCGAGCATGACTACCTCTCTTGCACCATGTATCTAGTGAGCATGACTTTGATTCCAGTGGGAGTTAAGAAAGTTTGGCTCATTCACGTCcattccctccctccctcttccaCTGTTTCTAATGAATTGCCCTGGAGCCAGATCAGGCTAGTCCTAGGACTAGGCGGTCCAATTCTCGATTACAAAAACAAGGAACCGGTCCATCCAATTTGGTGCCCGATCCCTGGGTAGTACTAGATCGGACTAgaaaccgatc
This region includes:
- the LOC104446430 gene encoding mechanosensitive ion channel protein 10-like, with product MLFLAITTCLVCSITIEPLADRVVLGLKPWKWCVMVQVVFCGRLVSGWAVALLVFLIERNFMLREKVLYFVYGLWRSFQNCAWLGLVLIAWVIMFPNVHGGDYQVVRRAFRTLVAVLLAATFWLVKIVLVKVLASSFHVATFFDRMKESVFHHYVLDALSGPPMEEEEREAPLRHGLQGFKSLPVRLGDGTLAQQQPLVVTRLERLGSRKIDMEKLKKLSMKRRPSAWTVKRLVNFVRFSGLSTISHTVDGFAKAESSEINSEREARCCAHRIFKNVANPGAKYIEEEDLLRFLKREEVHTIFPLFEGAMETGRITKSSFRNWVVHAYFERKALAHSLNDTKTAVRQLHKLASAIVVVIIIVVSLLVMGLATSKVIFVVTSQLLLVGFMFQNTCKTVFESIIFVFVMHPFDVGDRCVIDGIQMIVEEMNILSTVFLRYDMEKIYYPNSALLTKPISNFRRSPDMADAIDFTIDMSTSIDTINALKKAIQSYIESKPKHWNPKHSVLVKEIENMNKMKMSLRVQHTMNHQNYGEGSSRKSELILELKKMFENLDIKYHLLPQEIHLSQVNLPTGTARFANVM